The following coding sequences lie in one Rhodohalobacter barkolensis genomic window:
- the ligA gene encoding NAD-dependent DNA ligase LigA, protein MDRKEAKARAKELRKLIDDANQAYYQEAQPFISDKEFDQALAELEKIEQEFDLEADGSPTRRVGGEPSSVFPNVEHPQPMLSLDNTYNEEELRDFDRRVRNILGDTEFSYAVEMKFDGASIRLRYENGEFALGATRGDGTMGDEITRNLKTITDIPLKVSTNIDVLEIRGEAYMEKEAFVRLNEYRDEQGLQPFANPRNSTAGSLKMQDPREVARRPIRFFAFDLLLEDQTDYPTQQSKMDLLRKLGFPISKHFKVCKSIDQIFSIIDEWDEIRHELPYEIDGVVVKVNEDRYRDELGSTSKSPRWAIAYKFEAEQASTLLESITLQVGRLGKITPVAELKAVQLAGTTVKRASLHNEDEILRKDIRPGDTVVIEKAGEIIPQVLSVVNPDREDRAPKFSMPENCPACNEKLEKLDDEVAWRCINPQCPPQVRERIKHFASRDAMDIDGLGEAIVEQLIEAELISTYADLYKLKKEDLIPLERMAEKSAGNLISAIQKSKKQPLERLIYAIGIRFVGKTVAKDLASHFKTMDNLMQADQETMTNIDSIGPKIAESVALFFGHDKNLQLIDELRDAGLNFEMSESDQVSDILDGKKFVLTGTLPTLSRKDASDLIEQHGGTTSSSVSKNTDFLLAGESAGSKLTKAEKLGIPIINEEEFYNMIGK, encoded by the coding sequence ATGGATAGAAAAGAGGCCAAAGCCCGGGCTAAAGAACTGCGCAAACTAATTGATGATGCCAATCAAGCCTACTATCAGGAAGCTCAACCTTTTATAAGCGACAAGGAGTTCGACCAGGCTTTGGCAGAGCTGGAGAAAATTGAACAGGAGTTTGACCTTGAGGCGGATGGTTCACCCACCCGACGAGTTGGAGGAGAACCAAGCAGCGTATTTCCGAATGTTGAACATCCGCAACCGATGCTCAGTCTTGATAACACCTATAATGAAGAGGAGCTTAGAGACTTTGATCGAAGAGTAAGGAATATTCTGGGCGACACTGAGTTCAGTTACGCCGTTGAAATGAAATTTGATGGTGCATCTATTCGTCTTCGGTACGAAAACGGTGAGTTTGCATTGGGAGCTACGCGCGGCGACGGAACAATGGGTGATGAGATCACACGAAATCTTAAAACCATCACAGATATTCCTTTAAAGGTATCCACTAATATTGATGTTCTGGAAATACGCGGAGAAGCCTACATGGAGAAAGAGGCGTTTGTTCGCTTAAATGAATACCGGGATGAGCAAGGGCTTCAACCCTTTGCAAATCCCAGAAATTCAACGGCCGGTTCGCTTAAAATGCAGGATCCGCGAGAAGTAGCCCGACGCCCGATCCGGTTCTTTGCATTTGATTTACTACTGGAGGATCAGACAGATTATCCAACTCAACAATCAAAAATGGATCTGCTTCGTAAGCTTGGCTTTCCGATAAGCAAACACTTTAAAGTGTGTAAATCTATTGACCAAATCTTCTCGATCATTGATGAATGGGACGAAATACGACACGAGCTTCCCTACGAAATTGACGGTGTCGTGGTAAAAGTAAATGAAGATCGATACCGCGATGAGCTTGGTTCTACATCAAAATCCCCACGTTGGGCCATTGCATACAAATTTGAAGCAGAACAGGCATCTACTCTTCTTGAATCGATTACACTTCAGGTTGGCCGGTTGGGTAAAATCACTCCGGTTGCAGAACTAAAAGCGGTTCAGTTAGCCGGAACAACTGTGAAAAGAGCTTCACTGCATAATGAAGATGAAATTCTTCGTAAAGATATTCGCCCCGGCGATACCGTGGTTATCGAGAAAGCCGGCGAAATCATTCCACAGGTACTCAGTGTAGTCAATCCCGACCGCGAAGATCGAGCTCCAAAATTTTCAATGCCCGAAAATTGTCCGGCCTGCAATGAAAAGCTGGAAAAATTAGATGATGAGGTTGCCTGGCGATGTATCAACCCGCAATGTCCGCCGCAGGTGAGGGAGAGGATCAAACATTTTGCCTCGCGGGATGCTATGGATATTGATGGACTCGGGGAAGCCATTGTTGAACAGCTTATTGAAGCTGAGTTAATATCAACCTATGCAGACCTCTACAAGCTCAAAAAAGAGGATCTGATTCCCCTGGAGCGTATGGCTGAAAAGAGCGCCGGAAATCTTATCAGCGCCATTCAAAAAAGTAAAAAGCAACCTCTTGAAAGGCTTATTTATGCGATCGGTATTCGATTTGTGGGTAAAACCGTAGCGAAAGATCTGGCATCACACTTTAAGACCATGGATAATTTGATGCAGGCCGATCAGGAAACCATGACAAATATCGACTCCATCGGACCAAAAATTGCTGAGTCTGTGGCTCTTTTCTTTGGCCACGATAAAAATCTTCAGCTAATTGATGAACTGCGTGATGCCGGGCTCAATTTTGAAATGAGCGAATCAGATCAGGTTTCTGATATTTTAGATGGAAAAAAATTCGTACTTACAGGTACACTGCCTACGTTATCACGCAAGGATGCATCCGATTTAATAGAACAACACGGAGGTACAACAAGCTCATCAGTCAGTAAAAATACCGATTTCCTGTTGGCGGGTGAATCGGCCGGCAGTAAACTTACAAAAGCCGAAAAACTTGGAATCCCAATCATAAATGAAGAAGAATTCTATAATATGATTGGTAAGTAA
- a CDS encoding ComF family protein has product MNKLVSPFIDLLFPTVCACCGSSVHQKNSHLCPWCREQRFDKPDPEQLQLLPESVQMQFAMWSFDKGGYLQDLLHKLKYDFLRSVGEELGRTLADAYLNQMDSEQERLFEQFDPIIVPVPLHRSKLRKRGYNQARAIGEGFAKVTHWEIIEPNGVQRVRKTKTQTGLSAEKRTGNLRNAFQLKNSAAVKDRIPVLIDDVFTTGATTFELAGVLIPYSKPSVIVTVAKA; this is encoded by the coding sequence ATGAATAAATTAGTGAGCCCATTCATTGATCTGTTATTTCCAACGGTTTGCGCTTGCTGTGGATCATCAGTACATCAAAAAAACAGTCATCTTTGCCCTTGGTGCAGAGAGCAACGATTTGATAAGCCTGATCCTGAACAACTACAGCTACTGCCTGAATCGGTACAAATGCAATTCGCCATGTGGTCGTTTGATAAAGGTGGATACCTGCAGGATTTACTGCATAAGCTGAAATATGATTTCCTTCGATCTGTAGGCGAAGAGTTGGGTAGAACATTGGCTGACGCTTATCTGAATCAGATGGATTCTGAACAAGAAAGACTATTTGAACAGTTTGATCCCATTATTGTTCCTGTTCCGCTTCACAGAAGTAAATTACGTAAACGGGGATATAATCAAGCCAGGGCAATAGGAGAAGGATTTGCAAAGGTAACCCATTGGGAAATAATTGAACCGAATGGAGTTCAAAGAGTCAGAAAAACTAAAACTCAAACCGGACTATCTGCAGAAAAAAGAACTGGAAATTTGAGAAATGCTTTCCAACTGAAAAATTCGGCAGCTGTTAAGGATCGAATTCCGGTACTCATTGATGATGTTTTTACTACGGGTGCCACAACGTTTGAACTGGCCGGAGTTCTCATTCCATACTCAAAACCATCTGTGATAGTTACGGTTGCAAAAGCGTGA
- a CDS encoding alpha/beta fold hydrolase — MKWIEPQKYLNKLKLQEFPQPEIIQLNYPVLLCHGYGSMSMLMKPSPMQDSCMRLRGFGIHAFAPNIVPYATIETRAHQWKDRIEQLQQKYGYTKFNVIAHSMGGLDMRYAIQNDGIADSIASLTTIATPHHGTSLAEIVLTTPELLKEKLNELMNWFGENVFPNEKSNAVAAVEQLTRNYIEETFNPATPNHEKIQYYSISAAVGKGTTHPLNPILRLQNQLIYQKEGINDSFVTAESAIWGEHIGQYSISHLEQIYLQVSKERKPLVDKMWLDTAKNLQKNNL, encoded by the coding sequence ATGAAGTGGATTGAACCTCAGAAATATCTCAACAAACTGAAACTGCAGGAATTTCCCCAGCCGGAGATTATTCAGCTGAACTATCCGGTTCTTCTCTGCCACGGGTATGGAAGCATGTCGATGCTGATGAAACCCTCACCCATGCAGGATTCCTGTATGAGGCTGCGTGGTTTTGGTATTCATGCCTTTGCCCCAAATATTGTGCCTTATGCCACAATCGAAACCCGGGCACATCAATGGAAAGATCGAATAGAACAACTTCAACAAAAGTATGGATACACAAAGTTTAATGTGATAGCTCACAGTATGGGCGGTTTGGATATGCGATATGCTATTCAGAATGATGGAATAGCCGATTCAATCGCTTCCCTGACAACCATTGCAACACCTCACCACGGCACCAGTCTGGCCGAAATTGTATTAACCACCCCTGAACTATTGAAGGAGAAACTGAATGAGCTGATGAACTGGTTTGGTGAGAATGTTTTTCCCAACGAGAAAAGCAATGCTGTAGCAGCTGTTGAGCAACTAACCAGGAATTATATCGAGGAGACATTTAATCCGGCTACCCCCAATCATGAGAAGATTCAATATTACTCCATCAGTGCGGCAGTAGGTAAAGGAACAACACATCCGTTGAATCCCATTTTACGACTTCAAAATCAATTGATTTATCAAAAAGAGGGTATCAACGACTCGTTCGTTACCGCCGAAAGCGCAATTTGGGGTGAGCATATCGGGCAGTACTCCATCAGTCATCTCGAACAGATTTATCTTCAGGTCAGTAAGGAGAGAAAGCCATTAGTTGATAAAATGTGGCTGGATACTGCAAAAAATCTGCAAAAGAATAATCTATAG
- the ubiE gene encoding bifunctional demethylmenaquinone methyltransferase/2-methoxy-6-polyprenyl-1,4-benzoquinol methylase UbiE: MSEKVRNMFADIADDYDRINGILSFGVHNAWRKKTVLESGAKPGDRVLDCATGTGDLALEFKKTVGHEGYVLGTDFCKEMIEHAPAKAEDKNLVVEFEVADAMNLPYDDNSFDITSIAFGIRNVDDPVVALKEMARVIKPGGRVVVLEFGQPEGLIRYPYQFYSKHVMPTVGGWISGNREAYTYLPETSAKFPAGEKFLELMDKTESFSSRKAIKLTGGIAYVYVGTVA, from the coding sequence ATGAGTGAAAAAGTAAGAAATATGTTTGCCGATATTGCCGATGATTACGATCGGATTAATGGCATTTTATCATTTGGCGTGCACAATGCCTGGAGAAAGAAAACAGTTTTGGAAAGTGGCGCAAAACCGGGCGACAGAGTATTGGATTGTGCAACCGGTACGGGCGATTTAGCTCTTGAATTTAAAAAAACAGTAGGCCACGAAGGATACGTTCTTGGTACAGACTTTTGTAAGGAGATGATCGAGCATGCCCCTGCAAAAGCGGAGGATAAAAATCTGGTGGTTGAGTTTGAAGTGGCAGACGCCATGAATCTTCCCTACGATGACAACTCGTTTGATATCACGAGTATCGCCTTTGGAATACGAAATGTTGACGATCCTGTTGTTGCACTGAAAGAGATGGCCAGGGTTATTAAGCCGGGCGGACGTGTTGTGGTTCTGGAATTCGGTCAGCCGGAAGGGTTGATCCGGTATCCATATCAATTTTACAGCAAGCACGTGATGCCAACGGTTGGGGGATGGATCAGCGGAAACCGTGAAGCATATACTTACCTCCCAGAGACAAGTGCTAAATTTCCGGCCGGAGAGAAGTTTTTGGAACTGATGGACAAGACGGAATCTTTTTCATCTCGAAAGGCTATAAAGCTCACAGGCGGAATTGCTTACGTCTATGTGGGTACCGTAGCTTAG
- the panB gene encoding 3-methyl-2-oxobutanoate hydroxymethyltransferase, with translation MSTELPSQKRDKVTTQTVVDMKRHGEKISMLTAYDFTMAGIVDGAGVDVILVGDSASNVMAGHETTVPMTLNQMIYHTQCVVRGVERALVIADLPFMSYQVTTKEALKSAGRMMKEAGAHAVKLEGGEPISNTVKRIVDAGIPVMGHLGLTPQSIYKFGTYKVRAKDEQEADQLLKDAKILEEAGVFSIVLEKIPSDLAKRVTESLSVPTIGIGAGPHCDGQVLVLHDMLGLNKDFSPRFLRRYEDLHNSMDSAIKHYIDDVKTGDFPNENEQYK, from the coding sequence ATGAGTACTGAACTCCCATCCCAAAAACGAGATAAAGTAACAACTCAAACTGTGGTGGATATGAAACGCCATGGCGAAAAAATCAGCATGCTTACCGCGTATGATTTTACGATGGCAGGCATAGTTGATGGTGCCGGTGTGGATGTCATTCTTGTAGGAGACTCTGCAAGTAACGTAATGGCAGGCCATGAGACAACCGTACCCATGACCCTCAATCAAATGATCTATCACACTCAGTGCGTGGTTAGAGGGGTAGAGCGAGCTCTGGTAATTGCAGACTTGCCGTTTATGAGTTACCAGGTGACGACCAAGGAGGCCTTGAAGAGTGCAGGACGTATGATGAAAGAGGCCGGCGCTCACGCAGTAAAGCTGGAAGGCGGTGAACCGATTTCCAATACTGTAAAACGAATTGTGGATGCCGGAATACCGGTAATGGGACATTTGGGATTAACTCCACAAAGCATCTATAAATTTGGAACGTATAAAGTTCGCGCCAAAGATGAACAGGAAGCTGATCAGCTACTCAAGGATGCTAAAATCCTGGAAGAGGCCGGTGTATTTTCAATCGTTCTTGAAAAAATTCCTTCCGATCTCGCTAAGCGAGTAACCGAATCACTATCTGTACCAACCATTGGTATTGGAGCCGGCCCCCACTGCGACGGTCAGGTTTTGGTACTTCATGATATGCTGGGGCTCAATAAAGATTTTTCTCCCCGGTTTTTAAGACGATATGAGGATTTGCACAACTCAATGGATAGCGCAATCAAGCACTATATTGATGATGTGAAAACCGGTGACTTTCCCAACGAAAACGAACAGTATAAATAG
- the surE gene encoding 5'/3'-nucleotidase SurE — MTKPRKPLILVCNDDGIFSQGIKALAEIADEFGDVAIIAPDRQQSAVGHAITVSTPLRARPFRIDGRFDGQAVSGTPADSVKLAHNQLLDRKPDLVVSGINHGSNAGINILYSGTVSAATEGTILGYPSIAVSCTDFDEDADLSGCQDAARKVIGYVLNHGLPRGVTLNLNAPSGPLKGIKWARQANSRYVEEFEGRVDPHNRNYYWMTGKFQLLDEDEKNDISMLEKGYASLTPIQYDLTAYSLLNDLREIEL, encoded by the coding sequence ATGACGAAGCCCCGAAAACCCCTGATTTTAGTTTGTAACGACGACGGTATTTTTTCACAGGGTATTAAAGCACTTGCTGAAATCGCTGATGAATTTGGAGATGTAGCTATCATTGCCCCCGATCGCCAGCAGAGTGCAGTGGGTCATGCCATTACCGTTTCTACGCCTCTGCGTGCCCGACCCTTTCGTATCGACGGCCGTTTTGACGGACAGGCGGTTTCAGGAACTCCGGCCGACTCTGTGAAATTAGCTCATAATCAGCTGCTGGATCGTAAACCGGATCTGGTTGTCAGTGGAATAAATCACGGAAGTAATGCAGGTATTAATATTCTCTATTCGGGAACCGTGAGTGCAGCAACCGAAGGCACCATTTTAGGCTATCCCTCCATTGCCGTTTCGTGCACGGATTTTGATGAAGATGCAGATCTGTCCGGTTGCCAGGATGCGGCCCGAAAAGTCATCGGCTATGTATTAAATCACGGACTTCCCAGAGGTGTTACGTTGAACTTAAATGCTCCTTCCGGTCCGTTAAAAGGAATTAAGTGGGCACGGCAGGCAAACAGCCGATATGTAGAGGAGTTTGAGGGCAGGGTAGATCCTCATAACCGAAACTACTACTGGATGACGGGTAAGTTTCAGCTGTTAGATGAAGATGAAAAGAATGATATTTCAATGTTGGAAAAGGGGTACGCTTCACTTACACCCATTCAATATGACTTAACCGCCTACTCCTTACTGAATGATCTGAGAGAGATCGAGCTATAG
- the fabZ gene encoding 3-hydroxyacyl-ACP dehydratase FabZ, which yields MKIEEIKNYIPHRYPFLLIDRVLELEEKRIVTIKNVTVNEDYFNGHFPGAPIMPGVLQVEAMAQSGALMIMKNQVDDPDNTLMVFTGIKNAKFRKSVVPGDQLRIEVKLENQRRNFITMIGTASVDGKVVCELEASAAIVSKDNA from the coding sequence ATGAAAATCGAAGAGATTAAAAATTACATTCCTCATCGCTATCCGTTTTTGTTGATAGACAGAGTTCTGGAACTGGAGGAGAAGCGAATTGTTACCATTAAGAATGTGACGGTAAATGAAGATTATTTCAACGGTCACTTTCCCGGTGCGCCCATTATGCCCGGCGTGCTTCAGGTTGAGGCGATGGCACAATCGGGTGCATTGATGATTATGAAAAATCAGGTGGACGACCCCGACAATACTTTGATGGTATTTACAGGGATCAAAAATGCCAAGTTTAGAAAAAGTGTAGTTCCGGGCGACCAACTTCGAATTGAGGTAAAATTGGAAAACCAGCGTCGGAATTTTATAACGATGATTGGAACAGCCAGTGTTGACGGAAAAGTGGTTTGTGAACTGGAAGCATCCGCTGCAATTGTATCAAAGGATAACGCATGA
- a CDS encoding helix-turn-helix domain-containing protein → MPSIGKDLATIRKHLGLSIHDIQSATKIPLSTLESIEDNSIFEKSDEIQTYIRSFVRTYGRKLKLDDNLVLEALDSHEVGGYNHELLQPFPNLAPPAPKQAELPEPDKKTDSEKKDVPKEPEEGKRRSKIQPDFPAEENENIKEKDQDKPASTPAPKTGKSTSPPNVRSVNWADMGKRFSTNRSNTPIRLIGIAIVVLFVIALTYYLFSNDFFMSDDVQQTDTIPVPEETVTEENSGIPLDIDETPQEAEPAPPAELGETLYITIYAANDRLDPVRVWSDLKPRIDPYWMEQGTALNFEFSDTIRVRGQYNRMLLFMNGHRIDDVRQQFYNDEENAVELTRDIFEDDSKWRSTIPLELPPNVAEPDSVANRPSF, encoded by the coding sequence ATGCCTTCAATCGGGAAAGATTTAGCGACCATCAGAAAGCACCTTGGTTTATCCATTCACGATATCCAAAGTGCCACAAAAATACCCTTATCAACTCTTGAGTCTATTGAAGACAACTCAATTTTTGAAAAGTCTGATGAAATACAAACGTACATAAGAAGTTTTGTACGAACCTACGGACGAAAATTAAAACTGGATGACAACCTTGTGCTTGAGGCACTGGATTCGCATGAAGTTGGTGGGTACAATCACGAGTTACTGCAGCCTTTCCCGAATTTGGCTCCACCCGCTCCAAAGCAGGCTGAGCTACCTGAACCTGATAAAAAAACCGACTCTGAAAAGAAGGATGTACCAAAAGAGCCTGAGGAAGGTAAAAGACGATCAAAAATTCAGCCTGACTTCCCTGCTGAAGAAAATGAAAATATAAAAGAAAAAGATCAGGATAAGCCGGCTTCAACACCTGCACCCAAAACCGGCAAGTCAACATCCCCTCCCAATGTTCGAAGTGTTAACTGGGCAGATATGGGTAAACGTTTTTCAACAAATCGCAGCAATACCCCAATAAGACTGATTGGAATTGCTATTGTAGTGCTTTTTGTGATTGCCTTAACCTACTATTTATTTAGCAATGATTTCTTCATGTCGGATGATGTACAGCAAACGGATACAATACCGGTACCCGAAGAGACCGTAACTGAAGAGAACTCCGGTATACCGCTCGACATTGATGAAACACCTCAGGAAGCAGAGCCTGCTCCCCCGGCAGAGTTGGGAGAAACCCTCTACATCACAATCTACGCCGCAAATGACCGCCTTGATCCTGTTCGAGTCTGGAGCGATTTAAAACCACGAATTGATCCCTACTGGATGGAACAGGGAACTGCACTTAATTTTGAGTTTAGTGACACGATTCGGGTGCGTGGTCAATACAATCGGATGCTTCTCTTCATGAATGGTCACCGTATTGATGACGTCCGTCAGCAGTTCTACAATGATGAGGAAAATGCTGTTGAACTGACGCGGGATATTTTCGAAGACGATTCAAAATGGAGATCAACGATCCCGTTAGAACTCCCTCCGAACGTTGCAGAACCTGACTCTGTTGCCAACAGACCATCATTTTAA
- a CDS encoding histidine phosphatase family protein, translating into MKRLLIARHGETDYNQKGLLQGRSIDAPLNETGWIQAGKLSDYLTNYPADHLYSSSLQRTWQTAKPYSQKLKLETLQEKGLDEMDFGKYEGIPYLDASADLKELQEIWQSGDVNTPIPGGESPVEVFERANSVFHQVIESTREDTLVFILHGRLIRILLSKWLGYGLKNMHKIEHQNGAINHLVYDGEFRAVYLNKTDHLK; encoded by the coding sequence GTGAAACGGCTATTAATAGCGCGTCACGGTGAAACGGATTACAATCAGAAAGGACTGTTGCAGGGCAGAAGTATTGATGCACCTCTAAATGAAACGGGCTGGATACAGGCAGGAAAGCTGTCAGATTATCTGACAAACTATCCGGCTGATCATCTGTACAGCAGTTCATTACAGCGCACATGGCAAACAGCTAAACCATACAGCCAGAAATTGAAATTGGAAACCCTGCAGGAAAAAGGGTTGGACGAAATGGATTTCGGAAAGTATGAAGGTATCCCTTATCTGGATGCTTCGGCAGATTTGAAAGAGCTGCAAGAGATTTGGCAATCAGGAGATGTGAATACTCCCATTCCCGGTGGCGAATCCCCGGTTGAAGTTTTTGAGCGCGCCAACAGTGTGTTTCATCAAGTCATCGAATCAACCCGGGAAGATACATTGGTTTTTATTCTGCATGGTCGTTTAATAAGAATATTGCTGTCGAAGTGGCTGGGGTACGGACTTAAAAATATGCATAAAATTGAGCATCAGAACGGGGCAATAAATCATCTTGTTTATGATGGGGAATTTAGAGCAGTCTATTTAAATAAAACAGATCATCTAAAATAG
- a CDS encoding DUF4236 domain-containing protein yields MGFFIRKAFKAGPVRINLSKGGVGVSGGITGARLGLNRNGAYVYGGRHGLYYRERIGKKRKSKRSLDQVKPNGRPIELNPHGPTDLFVDTGASFSSPYDLIEPHPWPELIEPLPRHKNPFIWIAIFLLAGISVIIPDPVVWSISAAGFLIILWSVFNDYRWRKKGHQMVESIAKAFEENPKTIDLSPMHRFEEKAPKRYNERFMPDLFSVIIQIAMEKQEDEYIFSYNKLEKQLPVNDEFILNTKQAILTRRMEAVLEDHLLSEKEENEIRDLIKKLDLSEKFIFEELQYLDLASSVRKEVEKPIEEVESSVPLVRGEHCFAVFDDVRLLEERVQERFQHKRVKYRKLGYEIQMEGKLVITDRRLIIYGSGSREYRLNKIQNVIADLEANTIEVTIADRKNPIYLSSKLPMLISARLEKIIESEVK; encoded by the coding sequence CGTTGGAGTTTCCGGCGGAATAACCGGTGCCAGATTGGGTTTGAACCGAAATGGAGCCTATGTCTATGGTGGAAGACACGGACTTTATTACCGCGAGCGGATCGGTAAAAAAAGAAAATCAAAGCGTTCGCTTGATCAGGTAAAACCAAATGGGCGGCCGATAGAATTAAATCCTCATGGCCCCACTGATCTCTTTGTCGATACGGGAGCAAGCTTCTCTTCGCCCTACGATCTGATCGAACCGCACCCCTGGCCGGAGCTGATTGAACCGTTGCCACGTCATAAAAATCCATTTATCTGGATTGCAATTTTTCTCTTGGCAGGAATCTCTGTCATCATACCCGACCCGGTGGTCTGGTCAATTTCGGCTGCAGGTTTTTTGATTATTTTATGGAGCGTTTTTAACGACTACAGATGGCGTAAAAAAGGGCACCAGATGGTAGAATCGATTGCAAAAGCGTTTGAGGAAAATCCCAAAACAATTGATTTATCGCCGATGCATCGCTTCGAAGAAAAAGCCCCTAAACGATATAACGAGCGGTTTATGCCGGACCTCTTTTCCGTGATTATCCAAATAGCCATGGAAAAGCAGGAGGATGAATATATTTTCTCCTACAATAAACTCGAAAAACAGCTTCCCGTAAACGATGAATTTATTCTGAACACCAAACAGGCTATCCTGACCCGAAGAATGGAGGCCGTGCTGGAAGATCACCTGCTTTCCGAAAAAGAGGAGAATGAAATCCGGGATCTCATCAAAAAATTAGACCTATCCGAAAAATTCATCTTTGAAGAACTGCAGTATCTGGATTTAGCTTCGTCCGTCAGGAAAGAGGTGGAGAAACCAATTGAAGAAGTAGAGAGCTCTGTTCCGCTGGTCAGAGGTGAACACTGTTTTGCTGTTTTTGACGATGTCAGATTGCTTGAGGAGCGTGTACAGGAACGCTTCCAACACAAACGCGTAAAATACAGGAAGCTCGGCTACGAAATTCAGATGGAAGGCAAATTGGTGATAACTGACAGGAGATTGATCATCTACGGAAGCGGCTCCAGGGAATATCGGCTAAACAAGATTCAGAATGTCATTGCAGACCTCGAGGCCAATACGATAGAAGTAACGATCGCAGACAGAAAAAATCCGATCTACCTCTCCTCCAAACTTCCCATGTTGATCTCAGCCAGACTGGAGAAGATTATTGAGAGTGAAGTGAAGTAG